The DNA sequence GGCGCTCGTGCAGCTGAACCGTCTCGGCCTGATCGCGCCGGACGAGCAGCGGAGCGCGAAGAAGGTGCTCGACGCCGCGGCGCTGACGTACGTGGCCGCGGCCGCGGTCGCGATCCTCGAGCTTGTGCGGCTCCTCCTCATCCGCGAGCGCCGCTGAAGGACCAGCCTCCGGCGCGAGTCGGCGCCGGGAGCAAAAACGGGACGCCCCCTGTGGGGCGTCCCGTTTCGTTGAAGTCGCGCGGACGCTTCAGACCTGGGCGACTATGTCCTTCAGCTCCTTCGAGACCTTGAAAACCGGCACCCGTCGAGGGGGCACCGGGACCGACTCGCCGGTTCTCGGATTTCTCGCCAGGCGGGACTTTCGGTCCTTCACCTTGAAGGTCCCGAAGCCTCGAATCTCGATGTGCTTGCCAGCCGCCAGGGCCCGGGAGACCGCTTCCAGGAACTGATCGACGGTGTCGGCCACATCCTTCTTCGTCAGCCCGGTCCGCTCCGCAATCTCGTCGACTATCTCTGCCTTGGTCATCAGCCCCTCCTGAAGAGGTAGTCCTCTCGGCCTGAGCCGGGCGGATGTTGGATCTGCCGCGCGGGATCGCCAGCGCGCGTCGCGGAGCGCCTAAGGCGGAGTTGGCATTGAACATAAGCGCCTCGCGGTACGCGATTGGGGAATATAGGGCGCTGGCGAAAGCTGTCAAGGCTTTTTCCCGCTGGAAGTTCCGCGACAACCGCGAATTCTGCACCGCCGCCCGGTGCAGGCTGCGTCCGGGGGCGCGGGCTTCGCAAAGTGCACAGTAGAGTGCGGGGTGCAAAGCAATAATCTATTTAGGCATAACAACTTATCTACTGAGGGCGTCGAGGCGGAATGTACCCCGCGTGGCACGTCGATTGCGATGTCCTACCGACAGGAAAAGATTCGGGAGCTGCACGAGCGAAGGTCCATGATCCTGCGTCGCCGGCCTGCCACCACCTTACGCTCGGTTCGCGGCTCCCGATTTCTATTTCCGATGCGGCAGCCGCTATAATCCCGTCTCCCAGAACATGGCCATCCCTCCGGTTCCAAATCACGCTCCGGTCGCGCACTTCGATCGCATCCGGCGGCGCGTGCTTCTCTTTTTCATCGATGGCATCGGGGTGGGCACGGACGATCCCGCGCGAAACCCTCTCGCGACCGGCGAGTTTCCCACCCTCCGGCTCACGGAGTCGCTTCGGCCCGATGCCCGGGTCGGGCCGCCGCGAATCGCCTGGGGCCTCGACGCTGCCATGGGGGTGCCCGGTTTACCACAGAGCGCGACGGGGCAGACCTCGATCCTCACCGGGATCAACGCTCCGAAGGCGATGGGGCACCACGTATCCGGCTTTCCGGGGCCCACGCTGCGGCGGATCATCATGGAGCACTCGCTCCTGAAACAGGTGCGCGAGCGCGGCCTGAGCGCCACCTTCCTGAACGCGTTCCGTCCCGAGTACTTCGAGATGCCCTACGCCCACCGTCGCCTCTCCGCGACCTCGCTCGCCACGCTCGCCTCGGGCGCTCGGTTTCGCTCCTGGGAGGATCTCCTCGAGGGACGCGCGGTGACGCACGACCTCACCCACTGGAGGATGCGCGAGCGAGGGTACGAGCTGCCGGAGAGGACCCCGGAGGAGGCGGGCGCGATCATCGCGGAGGAGGCGATGCAGAACGACTTCTCCCTCTTCGAATACTTCGAGACGGACCGTGCCGGCCACGCCCAGGACCGCCCGCGCGCGATGCGGTGCCTGGCCGACCTGGACCGGGCGCTCCAGACGGTGTTGAGCCGCGTCGATCTCGATCGGCTATGCGTGCTGATCGTGAGCGATCACGGAAATCTCGAGGATGGCGCCCTGAGCACCCACACCGCGAACCCGGCGATCTTCGCGATGTGGGGGCCGCCTGGGGACCCGGCTTCCACACCGCCGCGGCGGCTCACCGATCTCGCCCCCCTGGCGCTCCGGGCGCTGGGAATCGAGCCGGAGAGCCTTACTTCAGCCTCTTGATGATGTGCCAGCCGAACGGGCTCATTTTGGGATCATAGTCGGCGATCCCGATGTTCCCCGGGCTGATCGAGAAGCCCACGTTTCCGAACGCGGGCACCAAGCTTTCGCGCGGGTATTCCCCTTCCAGGGGCGGGACTCCGGTCCCGCTCATCCCGTAGATCCCCGGGGGGGAATCATCGGTATACCGGCCCGTGAGCTCGTCGAAATCCTCCCCCTTCCGCGCGCGCTCGAGGATCTGGTAGGCGAGCGCCTTGGCCTCCTCCTTCGTCCGAGTGATGTTCTTGCCCGGGACCGACCCGGAGAATCCGATGAGGATGTGCTGCACCTGCACGTGCAGCGGCAAGACTTCCGGCTTGACCGGCATGGTTCCCGCCTTCGCGCCCACTTCCACGGTCTTCTCCGTTTTCTTCCCGCCCGAGGCGGCTTTGGTCTTGTTTTTCCTCTTCTTCGGGCTCACGACCTCCTTGGCTCGGGCCCTCGCCTCCGACTTGGCGCCCGTCGAGTCCGAAGACCTAGCCTGGACGGAATCCGCGGAGGAGGCGGCCTGGGCCGAGTCGGCCGACGGGGTCGCAAACGAAGTCTGGGGAAGGGTGAGTAGGGCAGCGAGCGCGATTACGGGAAACAGCTGTCGAGATGGCATGCCGGGCTCCGGGCCTAGAACAAGAACACGGCGCTTGAGAGGACCGTTGTCCAGCCTTTTGCCGAGATGACGGCCGATTGGGTGACGTTGAACGTGCGGATGATCTCGCCGGAGATCTTGAACACCTGCTCCTTTTCGTCCCAGTTCGCGCTCTCGTCGAATTCCACGCCGAGTGTCGACGCGAGCATCGAGGCGGCCATGTCCTCGGCGAACTCGCCGGCATACTCGTCCGTCTGTCCGTACGCGTGGTGCTCGCTCAGATAGCCGTACGTGCTCTTGTCGGCCGGGATGGCGCAGCCGATCGAGGACGCGATGAGCCGGCGCATCTCGTTCGAGGCGAGCCGCGCCATGACGCAGAACGCGATGCTCCCGGGGGCGATGAGCTTCACGCCTTCGTCCTTCGGGATGATCTTGCACTTGGGAGGGAAGATGCTCGACACGTGGACGAGGTTGAGCTTTTCGATGCCGGCGTCCTTGAGCGCCAGCTCGAAGGAACGCAGCTCGTCGCGGTGGCTGCCGACCCCCTTCGTGAAGAACACCCGCGTGGGAACCAGGCTGAAACCGGCGTTCGTCCGGTCCGCCACCATGGTCGCTCCCTGCGGATCCATGGCCGCGTTCCCGGCAGGATTCGGATCGGTCGTTCGCTTCATCCTTGTCGGTCTCCTCTCTCCGTCTCGTGTCTTACCGGACCCGCGCGTGATCTGACGAGGAGTCGGGCCCCGCCTTATCGAGAAGGATCGTGACGACGCAGCGACGCGTCTCGAGGTTGGCCACGTTCGCGGGCAAGGCCAGAGCGACCAAGCGCTGGATTCTCTCGCGTTCTCCGGTGATGTCAACTGCCACTGTGTAGAGCGTGTCGATTTCCTGGACAAGCTTCGCCGGTCCCATCACCCGCACCGAATCGGGCACGACGGCCGGCTCGCTATGAAGGACGTACCCCTCCGCGGGGCGCCCCACCACGCGCACGCGGACGGGCAGGGTCCGCGTCGCCTTGAGCTCGATCGCGAGATCCACGCTGCGAGGATCGCGCACTTCGGTCACGGACACGATCCGGGCGAGCTCGGGCGGGATGGCCCGGCGCGAGATCTCGTCCGCCGTGATCGACGTCTGGAACACGCCCGGCTTCGCGCCGGCGAGGTCGATCGAAAGGAACGGCCGCGTGAGGCTCAATCGGATCAGATCCTTCCATTTGCCTCGGACCTTGACCGCGACGCGCGGAGGAAGCTCACCGACGCTCGTCAGCGTGTCCGCCAAGCCCACGACGGCGATTGGAATCTGGATGATGGCGTCGCGTTCCTGCTCGGTGACGACGTGGGCGTAGAGCAGGCAGGCGAGAAGAAGCGACGCAAGCTTGAGACCGAGGTTATCGAAGAGAATCGCGCGGACACCATTCCACATGCTGATCAGAAGCCGGAAGCTTCCGACGAACCAAGCTCGATCCAATATTTCGTGTCCTTAGGATCGGCCTCGTCCACCGTGTGCCCGCTCACGACCGAGAACCTCACGTTTCGGTTCGCCTCGTCATCCGGAAAGTAGATCCACCCGAGACCGCCCGAGACCGAGCGCCACTTGAGCTCGAACGTATTGAACAGGAGGGATCCTCCGTCGGCCACGGTCGCGAGCCCTTTGTCCCTCTGTCCCGGGAACACCCAGAGGAACGCCGGGTGCTCGACGTAAAAGAAGTAGCGGAGCGAATCCTTCCCGCCCGACATCTCTTCGATCGGAAGCACCGCGGCAAACTCCCCTCCCTTTCGCAGGAGAAGGACGTTTCCGGGCTCGAGGCGGAGCCTCAAGTCGTGCATGTTCCCGAGCATGGCCCGGTCCGATTCGGGCACTTCCTCCAAGAGCCGGACGAGGCGCACGTGAGCCCGGCTCTCCCCGGC is a window from the Candidatus Eisenbacteria bacterium genome containing:
- a CDS encoding integration host factor subunit beta, translating into MTKAEIVDEIAERTGLTKKDVADTVDQFLEAVSRALAAGKHIEIRGFGTFKVKDRKSRLARNPRTGESVPVPPRRVPVFKVSKELKDIVAQV
- a CDS encoding peptidase, with product MAIPPVPNHAPVAHFDRIRRRVLLFFIDGIGVGTDDPARNPLATGEFPTLRLTESLRPDARVGPPRIAWGLDAAMGVPGLPQSATGQTSILTGINAPKAMGHHVSGFPGPTLRRIIMEHSLLKQVRERGLSATFLNAFRPEYFEMPYAHRRLSATSLATLASGARFRSWEDLLEGRAVTHDLTHWRMRERGYELPERTPEEAGAIIAEEAMQNDFSLFEYFETDRAGHAQDRPRAMRCLADLDRALQTVLSRVDLDRLCVLIVSDHGNLEDGALSTHTANPAIFAMWGPPGDPASTPPRRLTDLAPLALRALGIEPESLTSAS
- a CDS encoding arginine decarboxylase, pyruvoyl-dependent, whose translation is MVADRTNAGFSLVPTRVFFTKGVGSHRDELRSFELALKDAGIEKLNLVHVSSIFPPKCKIIPKDEGVKLIAPGSIAFCVMARLASNEMRRLIASSIGCAIPADKSTYGYLSEHHAYGQTDEYAGEFAEDMAASMLASTLGVEFDESANWDEKEQVFKISGEIIRTFNVTQSAVISAKGWTTVLSSAVFLF
- a CDS encoding YbbR-like domain-containing protein, encoding MDRAWFVGSFRLLISMWNGVRAILFDNLGLKLASLLLACLLYAHVVTEQERDAIIQIPIAVVGLADTLTSVGELPPRVAVKVRGKWKDLIRLSLTRPFLSIDLAGAKPGVFQTSITADEISRRAIPPELARIVSVTEVRDPRSVDLAIELKATRTLPVRVRVVGRPAEGYVLHSEPAVVPDSVRVMGPAKLVQEIDTLYTVAVDITGERERIQRLVALALPANVANLETRRCVVTILLDKAGPDSSSDHARVR